A window of the Alkalidesulfovibrio alkalitolerans DSM 16529 genome harbors these coding sequences:
- a CDS encoding transporter substrate-binding domain-containing protein, with amino-acid sequence MRQSTCLRRLLVAGIALLWIFALSPAVRAEEKTIIFAFDPAYPPYTFMDGAQPSGFALDVLIDALAGSSFRIVSVPAQWESVQRMVALGVADMTAGMARTPEREAVYAFSRLPFAAFRVVLLAASDIADDPHGPSGLHDLQGKAVATQRGSLYESILRERGHTPIELYETEALALAAMLRGEADAFCGTDSTAWLNLAPQERERVRQIGGPLHQGALYFALAPGRAELLHALDQGMERAMSDGAYVRIFTQWFGSPPGEDLARLLPGAGH; translated from the coding sequence ATGCGCCAATCGACGTGCCTGCGGCGGCTTCTTGTCGCGGGCATCGCCCTCTTGTGGATTTTCGCTCTCTCTCCGGCCGTTCGCGCCGAAGAGAAGACGATTATTTTCGCCTTCGACCCCGCCTACCCGCCCTACACCTTCATGGACGGCGCACAGCCCTCGGGTTTCGCTCTGGATGTGCTCATCGACGCCCTGGCGGGCTCGAGCTTCCGCATCGTGTCTGTCCCCGCGCAGTGGGAATCGGTGCAGCGCATGGTGGCTCTGGGCGTGGCCGACATGACGGCGGGCATGGCCCGCACTCCCGAGCGAGAGGCCGTTTACGCCTTCAGCCGCCTGCCTTTCGCCGCCTTTCGGGTCGTGCTTCTGGCCGCGTCCGACATCGCGGACGATCCGCACGGGCCGTCGGGACTCCACGATCTGCAAGGGAAGGCCGTGGCCACGCAACGCGGTTCGCTCTACGAATCCATCCTGCGCGAGCGAGGCCACACGCCCATCGAGTTGTACGAAACGGAGGCGCTGGCGCTTGCGGCCATGCTGCGCGGCGAGGCGGACGCATTCTGCGGCACGGACTCCACAGCCTGGCTGAACCTCGCGCCGCAAGAGCGCGAGCGCGTCCGCCAGATCGGCGGCCCGCTGCACCAAGGGGCGCTGTACTTCGCCCTCGCTCCGGGCCGCGCAGAGCTTCTCCATGCCCTGGATCAGGGCATGGAGCGGGCCATGTCCGACGGTGCGTACGTGCGCATCTTCACGCAATGGTTCGGATCGCCGCCCGGAGAGGATCTGGCCCGCCTCCTGCCCGGCGCGGGCCACTAA
- a CDS encoding TraR/DksA family transcriptional regulator, with translation MTHDQKSVIKAHLLERLEELLAVSPLREVTAETCADENEYASRLSEQTLNVALREREARQIREIKEALTRIDSFDFGQCDECGEDIGLARLMARPTALLCVRCQAECEKGMAHAI, from the coding sequence ATGACACACGACCAGAAGTCAGTCATCAAGGCCCACCTCCTGGAACGCCTCGAGGAACTCCTCGCTGTTTCGCCCCTGCGCGAGGTCACGGCCGAGACCTGCGCCGACGAGAACGAGTACGCCTCGCGTCTTTCGGAGCAGACCCTGAACGTGGCCCTGCGCGAGCGCGAGGCGAGGCAGATTCGAGAAATCAAGGAGGCGCTGACACGCATCGACTCCTTTGATTTCGGCCAGTGCGACGAGTGCGGCGAAGACATCGGCCTTGCTCGCCTGATGGCCAGGCCCACGGCGCTTCTTTGCGTGCGCTGCCAGGCCGAGTGCGAAAAGGGTATGGCGCACGCCATCTGA
- the trkA gene encoding Trk system potassium transporter TrkA, whose protein sequence is MRIVIVGAGEVGFHIARRLSREDKEVVVVDKNPEALRRVSEHLDAQTILGSGSSPKVLIEAGIKGADILLAVTDSDDANIMSCLFARALAPQITKVARIRNEEYTEFQDALARDILNISMVINPEVETVKTVLNLVRLPGAREVNEFADGRISMVGVRATPGSVLSGLKLTEVRSVLGGVDLIVGAIVRGSELIVPTGRDVINDGDLVYFACATHDRQKAMERFGKQQKAARNILVVGGGAIGLRLCRALEKERYRVKLIETSAERCELLSAQLDNTTVLCGDGTDQDLLREENASAMDMVVALTGDDETNVLTCLLAKSMGARRAIARVNKFAYVPLIQAIGLDNVVSTRLSAINSILHAIRRGKVISTALLQGDEAEIMEAIALEHSAIVDRPIKDLDFPRGALILCVMRGDEVRVPTGDFVVKPKDRVIILSAREAVQTVEKSLMVRLEHF, encoded by the coding sequence ATGCGCATCGTCATCGTCGGCGCGGGCGAGGTGGGCTTTCACATCGCCCGTCGCTTGAGCAGGGAAGACAAGGAAGTCGTGGTCGTGGACAAGAACCCCGAGGCGCTTCGCCGCGTGTCCGAGCACCTCGACGCCCAGACTATCCTCGGTTCAGGATCGAGCCCGAAGGTGCTCATCGAGGCGGGCATCAAGGGTGCGGACATCCTCCTGGCCGTCACCGACTCCGACGACGCCAACATCATGTCCTGCCTCTTCGCCCGCGCCCTGGCTCCACAGATCACCAAGGTGGCCCGCATCCGAAACGAGGAGTACACCGAGTTTCAGGACGCCCTGGCGCGCGACATCTTGAACATCAGCATGGTCATCAATCCCGAGGTGGAGACGGTGAAGACCGTCCTGAACCTCGTGAGGCTGCCCGGCGCGCGCGAGGTCAACGAGTTCGCGGATGGCCGCATCTCTATGGTCGGCGTCAGGGCCACGCCGGGCAGCGTCCTTAGCGGTCTGAAGCTGACCGAGGTCCGTTCGGTGCTTGGCGGGGTGGATCTCATCGTCGGGGCCATCGTGCGCGGATCGGAGCTCATCGTGCCCACGGGCCGCGACGTCATCAACGACGGCGATCTGGTCTATTTCGCCTGCGCCACGCACGACAGGCAAAAGGCCATGGAGCGTTTCGGCAAGCAGCAAAAGGCCGCGCGCAACATTCTCGTCGTGGGCGGCGGGGCCATCGGGCTTCGTCTGTGCCGCGCCCTGGAGAAGGAGCGCTACCGCGTCAAGCTCATCGAGACTTCGGCCGAGCGGTGCGAGCTTCTCTCGGCGCAACTCGACAACACGACGGTGCTGTGCGGCGACGGCACGGACCAGGATCTTCTGCGCGAGGAGAACGCTTCGGCCATGGACATGGTCGTCGCTCTCACCGGCGACGACGAGACCAACGTCCTGACCTGCCTTCTGGCCAAGTCCATGGGCGCACGCCGGGCCATCGCCCGGGTCAACAAGTTCGCCTACGTGCCCCTCATCCAGGCCATCGGGCTGGACAACGTGGTCAGCACGCGGCTTTCGGCCATCAACTCCATCCTGCACGCCATCAGGCGCGGCAAGGTCATCTCCACGGCCTTGCTGCAGGGCGACGAGGCCGAGATCATGGAGGCCATCGCGCTCGAGCATTCGGCCATCGTGGACAGACCCATCAAGGATCTGGATTTTCCGCGCGGAGCGCTGATCCTGTGCGTCATGAGAGGCGACGAGGTGCGGGTTCCCACAGGCGATTTCGTCGTCAAGCCCAAGGATCGCGTGATCATCCTGAGCGCGCGCGAGGCCGTGCAGACCGTGGAGAAGTCGCTCATGGTCAGGCTGGAGCATTTCTGA